In Paenibacillus hexagrammi, the following are encoded in one genomic region:
- a CDS encoding SDR family NAD(P)-dependent oxidoreductase: MESKINANWTVKGKYVIITGATSGIGLAAANELAIRGAHMGIVARNEHKAKELAAHLRASSKEPITVDVFVADMASQSSIRRVAAQILEKWPRIDILINNAGAMFVKRILTEDGIEMTWAVNHLGPFLLTNLLLQRLMESGNARIITTASHGHKMAGKGIRFEDLDAKKRLSPMGIMLGGPNFRYGETKLANILFTTELGNRLAGSGVRVAAFDPGLVATNFNQDNGWMARLTMSVMKRFSRTPEQGAETLVWLADSNAMLEQANASYYKDSHAEIPSAAALDKAAAARLWDVSETQVGETFFS, from the coding sequence ATGGAAAGCAAGATAAATGCCAACTGGACGGTAAAAGGTAAGTATGTTATCATCACCGGAGCAACGAGCGGAATCGGACTCGCAGCAGCCAACGAGCTTGCTATTCGCGGCGCTCATATGGGTATTGTTGCTCGTAACGAACACAAAGCGAAAGAGCTGGCGGCTCATCTCAGAGCTTCGTCCAAGGAGCCGATAACGGTGGACGTATTCGTTGCAGATATGGCATCACAGTCATCCATCCGACGAGTCGCAGCTCAGATACTGGAAAAGTGGCCGCGGATTGACATCTTGATCAACAACGCCGGTGCCATGTTCGTTAAGAGGATCCTGACTGAGGATGGAATCGAGATGACTTGGGCCGTGAATCATTTGGGCCCCTTCCTATTGACGAACTTATTACTGCAACGACTGATGGAATCTGGAAATGCTCGGATTATCACCACAGCTTCTCATGGACACAAGATGGCAGGCAAGGGGATTCGATTTGAGGATTTAGACGCGAAAAAACGTTTAAGTCCGATGGGTATTATGTTAGGCGGTCCTAACTTTCGATATGGCGAAACTAAACTCGCCAACATTTTGTTCACGACCGAGCTGGGTAATCGTTTGGCAGGCAGCGGGGTTAGGGTCGCTGCTTTTGACCCGGGATTGGTTGCAACGAATTTCAATCAAGACAACGGTTGGATGGCTCGCCTGACAATGTCTGTCATGAAACGATTCTCCCGAACTCCCGAACAGGGAGCGGAGACCCTTGTCTGGCTTGCGGATTCGAATGCGATGTTGGAACAAGCCAATGCAAGCTATTATAAAGACAGCCACGCCGAAATTCCATCCGCAGCCGCCCTCGACAAGGCCGCCGCTGCTCGTCTTTGGGATGTAAGCGAGACGCAAGTCGGAGAAACATTTTTTTCTTGA
- a CDS encoding TetR/AcrR family transcriptional regulator: MNTLRTSMSESVDERREQIKRAALKVFAKQGLTGAKMSSIAAEAGISQGLSYRYFSSKEEIFTMLVQEALEEAQSAIQDLQNLPGSPKDKLKAFTQRMLDESQKAHFMLIQVAMTSEDIPAQAKEWLTRYSAIDTIGQFVPLFKQGQEIGEFVEGEPQRLLFLYFSVVTGLMLQDTPASPGYWMKEVDMLLKIIAKEET; encoded by the coding sequence ATGAATACGTTAAGGACATCTATGTCGGAATCAGTAGATGAGCGCAGAGAACAAATAAAACGAGCGGCGCTTAAGGTCTTCGCCAAGCAGGGACTTACCGGTGCGAAAATGAGTTCAATTGCTGCTGAAGCCGGAATTAGTCAAGGGCTGTCGTATCGCTATTTTTCTTCTAAAGAGGAGATTTTCACGATGCTCGTACAGGAGGCATTAGAAGAAGCACAGAGCGCAATTCAGGACTTGCAGAATCTGCCCGGATCGCCTAAGGATAAGTTGAAAGCTTTTACGCAGCGAATGTTGGATGAAAGCCAAAAAGCGCACTTCATGCTGATCCAAGTAGCCATGACATCCGAAGACATCCCCGCTCAGGCGAAGGAGTGGTTAACCCGCTATTCCGCCATTGACACGATAGGTCAATTTGTTCCATTATTTAAACAAGGCCAGGAAATCGGTGAATTTGTTGAAGGTGAACCCCAACGCTTGCTGTTCCTGTATTTTTCCGTCGTTACAGGGTTAATGCTTCAAGACACGCCTGCTTCCCCGGGTTATTGGATGAAAGAGGTCGATATGCTGTTAAAGATCATAGCAAAAGAAGAAACATAG
- a CDS encoding VOC family protein, protein MQLVKLEGITLLADDVARLARFYQDVLGFTIVIEEEHYVEFSGHTGVRLAICSKSLMAENTSGYSSFRESRKGQAVELNFQCDSPDQVYALYEQFVSKGAIDVTAPQIKSWGHTTGFFGDPEGNVHSIFAVNPV, encoded by the coding sequence ATGCAGCTTGTAAAATTAGAAGGAATTACATTATTAGCAGATGATGTTGCTCGACTGGCCAGGTTTTATCAAGATGTTTTGGGATTTACTATCGTTATTGAGGAAGAGCATTATGTTGAATTCAGCGGTCATACAGGAGTAAGACTGGCAATCTGCTCTAAATCGCTTATGGCGGAGAATACTAGCGGATATTCATCTTTCAGGGAAAGTCGAAAAGGACAAGCGGTCGAGTTAAACTTTCAATGTGATTCGCCGGATCAAGTATACGCTTTGTATGAACAATTCGTTTCGAAGGGAGCTATTGACGTCACAGCTCCACAAATCAAGTCTTGGGGGCATACTACTGGCTTCTTTGGCGATCCAGAGGGCAATGTTCATTCCATATTTGCGGTTAATCCTGTGTAG